GTCCGAGACTATAGTATCTTGGACCCCATGAGTGGCATTAACATATTGTGGGGTAGATCCTCAATAGTGGACTCAGATGAGACTGTGTGAGTGATAGCTACTTTGACCCACTCAGAAAAGGCATTCACCAAATATATATTAGATTCTACCAAAAAGGGGGCCAGCATAGTGATATTCAACCTAGATCAAGGGGACTTGGGGTATTCCCAAGGATGCAGAAGTGTTAAATTTGAGGGGCAAAACAGACAGAACAAGATTTAACCATTCTTTCAAGATCAGCATCAGTGTTTGGCCACCAAACCAAACTATGGGCCAGTTCCTTCATTAAAGTGATATCTGGGTGGGTGTCATGTAATTCTTTCCTGCTCAGTGGTGGGACTAGTAACCCTACAACCCCACAGAATGTATCTATCCTCAACACTTAGCTCGTCCTTTCTACTAAAGAGTGGCAACACCTCTGCCGTACATGTAATAAGTCGGTCTCTATCACAATACAGTGGCTAACCTTGGCCATCACTGGGTCTCTGCCAGTTCTTTCCTTAATTGCTGGGCATTAACAGGTCCTTTATCAGTAGTTTCCGTGAAGTTCATAATGTATTCATAATGTATTCATAATGATGGGTGTATTTTTCAGTGCATTAGCCAATGGCACCCTACGAAGGCCATTTGCATGGCCATTTTCCTTGTGCTGGATTTGTGTTTAAGAGTGTTGTTATATGCTTAAAGCATTATGGACCACCTGAGGATACGGGGAGAGGCTCTTTCAGGGAGGGATTAATTTGTTCTCACCAAACAAACCCAGTAGGGTCTGGTGGTCAGTGTAAACCACAAAGTACCTTCCATAAATGTATTGATGGAACTTTTTCACTGAAAATATTAGGGCAATCACCTCATTGTCTACTTGACTGCAGTTCAAGGAAAATACCAGTTTACTTACTGTTGGATTAGGTTCATTTTGCATGCGATTACTGTGCCGTCTGAGCACATGTAGAGTCtagtttataataatttattaacaataattgtttagaAATAGACTTCTGGGCATGTCAACagatgcctttttttttggatgaaaatattgcaacaaaaaaattcctgTTGTGCATGAATGAAATCCTGACCTGCAACTTGTAACCTTAAACCTGCAAGCTGCAATTTATTCCTTCTCTCTTTATATTTTCATATGTGCAGTCCTCAAATACATCCTCATTCCCAGGGTGTTTCATCCCTTAGGGTAGGTAGATGAGAGACCCTgtcttcaataataataattatcatcatcagtGTGTCTGGCATTCTACGTACTTCATGGCCTTGGAAGTGATTTCTTGCCCAACATTCTGCCTTCAATCACCACAggttaataatttaaaatattatgaatGGGGCTTTTATttagcaaaataattattttgcccAAATATGTGTGCAGATGTAGAAACAATAGGACACAAGGTCGCTTTCAAATTTCACACACCCGAGTGCACAAGGTCCCCTTCAAAGTTCACACACCCCAGTGCAAAATGTGAccaaaaatttgtttgaagTTTGGcctgttattttaattttttaggtTCAATGGATTCGTTGATCTTTGAAAGGACTGTTTGAGTTCATGTTGAGGATTCATTTGTCATACTTTCAAGTAAGTTGCTGTAGTGGTAGCATAAGAGACCACACAAGGGTGGCTCTTGCAATAGTTGATTTCATGCTCACTTATAGATGCCATCATGTAAAAGAGAAATAGATTAGCAATTAAGCATGTTGGCTAATGGGGTTAGCAGAGGTTACTCAGTTCATGTAAATAAGAAATCTGTGctgaatttaaaataattattgttcgtTAAAatagttcttttgtttttctgtcacGAATTATCGATATGTTTCTTAAGTGAAAGTttcaattttacaataactgagCAATTCCTTGAAATTAAGCTGAGTGGCTAAACTTTATCATCTATAACAAACAATTCACACATCAAATAattgcaatttcttttttccaagAATTAGGCACAGTACTTAACAAATTCAGCAATCTCGTTGGTTTTTTACGCAGTCCAGACTTTCCTAACTCTGCCCACGGGCAAGGTAATGCTTACGTgagttttttacttttttttagcaaGCCATTAAAGagcaaaagctttttttttccaaaacagctttttattagacaagaaagttgaaaaacaaaagctttcttttcaaaacagatttttATCACAgcattaaaatgaagaaattcctTCTTATCACGTCGATTAGTTCACTGCATGATGGGATGCCTATGGCAGGCTACTTTATAAAATGGGGTGATTTTGGACGTAAATTGACACATTTTTTTAAGtgttgaaattgttgaaattcTTTGCATTATCTGAAGCCATTGGCAAAAAAACATGGCTTCCAGTCACAGAGTGATGTTTACAGAGGTAACGTTCTACTGAAGCTTATGTACTGATATTAACATggaatttctttgaaatatttaatgGCGAAAGTTCTGCCACATTTATCTACTCTGTGCTTTGTGCTGAGTTGCATGGAGTGCAGACCTTAAACCAACAAGTTCACCAGGCGACTTTTGCTGATAGTCTGGTTGCTTAACGCAAAATTTGAGCCAGATCGTGACAAAGCGGACAAAAGTGCCAAACTTGGTATACAGTTTCCTTGGGATATGAGTATGAAATCTGAGATGGGtgcccaagaaaaaaaacttcctGTTACCGTATAAAATGGGAAATACTTTTCATCATTGTGCTGCTGTACACAAAttcagcaatctgattggttctttacACAGCTAGTCCAGATTTTCCTACGTATCTCTGCTCACAGGCATGGTAACACTTACCggagtttttttccttttgtttataAAGCCATTTAAGTGCAAAGgctttttttcagctttttattagacaataaagttgaaaaacaaaagctttcttttcaaaacaggtTTTTATTACACCattaaaatgaacaaaatccTCCTTACAACATCAATATTATTAGTTCACTGCATGATGGGATGCCTGTGACAGGCCACTTCATAAAATGGGGTGATTTTGGACGTAAATTGACACatttttttgaagttttgaatttgctgaaACTCTTTGCATTGTCTGAAGCCACTGGGAACCAAAACATGACTTCCAGCCTCAGGGTGATGTTTACAGAGCCCTACTGAACCTTGCCAAAGCTTATTAAAGATTGTGAGGAGATAAACATGGgatttcttcaaaagttcTGCTTCATTTATCGGCTTTGCTTTTTGTGCTGAGttgtgaaataaataaatctcccggccctccctttatattttttgtaaaaaaatgtgaccctcccctggaaagcagtaaaatttaagtgacccccctctttgttgtgtcaaatttatgctgatCCTCCCTCGttgggcaggcaaaaagttaatgaccctcccctgaattcctccAGGCCAtccccccttctaaaaaatgaatgctctcTAAGCTTTATTTGCACTGTATTGTATACTGAAGTGCTGAAAAATCACTAAactatcattaattattaacatGGCAAGTTGGAAATTCAATTGACATTGGTAACTTGAACCACTGCTTACTCAAACTGTTTTTGGTTTCCCTCCAGAGTTCCAGAGTTCTAGTTCTAGGGCTTCTACCAAATATCTGTTTCATCTCATGACCTTTCCAATTTGGTTGCCGTGGGAAGATACTAGGGTCCAGACCTCCCTGATACTGGAGTATTTTCCACCCATCATAGGTGTTTAATaacactctttttttttttgttttatagtgtatatttaacaattattcctcaagtccaaatgggctatgagttaatagcccatgaggccgaaagCCGAaagggctattgattcagaggctatgagggtgagaggaataattgttttagtaaaatcctaCTGGTTGGTTGAGACTAAatatctttcgcaagttaagactagacatcaatccttttttaccgccaaaacattacaaatatggcgggcgctactagtgggctataacatatggCCTACTAGtggctcaaccaatcagaacacagcattgatgatagatcactagttggattttactaaaacacaTAATTGTTTATTAGCATATTCAAAAGAGCcttcaaagtgatgaagagtGGCGCTTATTTTactgtgatagcactcttggttgctgagttattgaagattttgatttatgcaaattagatgacttctGATGTCAcaatgtggacacaaaatgacataaaatcacaaaaatggaatataattatctctgaagactttttctttatagaactgaaactttgaacagttgttacactcatcccaaagttccatgatatgtccaTTGTGACATTACCATGGAAACAcaggctccaggccctctccattcaaaaggtaaaatcagagttttcctccttcaaaaagtattatttgctcttgttgttcattcagtgcTTGTGAGTGAATATGGagattacacagcacaagcacaaagAAGTctgttagactctggagcaataaataaggcatttttcatttaagttaGAAATCTGGCAACAAGTATGTttctatggtgacatcataaccactatcacaATGTGTAGTTTTTGCAGCAGGTCAACCCTGCAagatttcaaccctgtagacttgtgtccacattgtgacatcaaaagtcctttaatttgcataaatcaaaatcttgaataccTTGGCAAccaagaatgctattacaataaaaggccattcttcatcacttggAAGCTCTTCCTAATCAGTTAATAAAACATTTCATGTCACATACACTTTATGGAATTCTCTGTCATGCcccaaaaatttaaatgcagttaaatttgattttagtCACACTTTTAAGTGAAGTGTATATTTGCAGGATTATATTATCATAACTTTTACTGGGCAAAGTATTAACTCTGCAATTTGAAAGGATTAAAGATTTTATTGATGTCCATCCACAGATCACGGAATTGTGCCAAGGTGACTTAAAGGGTTTTATTCAAGGCTTCCTGTGATGTCGATGCTGACAAGGGTATTTACTGGACGTTATCCTTAACATTAAGACATCTCTTGTCTTTAAGAAGTGTTGTGGTGCTTTTGTTGGGGTACAGTAGTGTAGAGAATCTTGTATTGTAGTCACATCTGCAAACGTGACTTCATAGTCTTGGCCTATGAGGACAAAAACCTGAACCCCAGCAATATTAAAGGCGGTCACAAACTTTTGTGTCTTGTGCTAAATACAGATATAAGAAGAAGTTAAAGACTGGAATGCCCTACTTTTCCTTtgcatttaatttattatccTAATCTTGAACAGTGGAacataaaaaagaaactgcATTGTTTAAAAGTTTCTAAACTGGAATGAATATACATAAGGCATATGCAACAGACTCCAATATTTTTGCAGTTATCTTTTATTGCTTTACAGTCAATGCAGAGTCTGTGTTTAATCCTGCTTGACTTTAAAGAGGTCTTGGTGATAGTAGTTGTAACCTTAAGCTTGTTGAGTGACCCTTATAATATTTGGAGCATAGAGGTCTTACAAGACCTTTGCAACAGgacaagaaatgtttgttttttacttggtTACAAATCAAAGCATCCTGTTTGTGGTAGATCTTGTATTAACACTTCCTTCCTTTCGAATGGCACAGTCTGAGTAAGAAACCTGCATCTAATCATTGTCAGTAATTATATCATATCAGatgacttttttatttttaagattttgCATACAAAAAAGGAGTAACAtctaagtgacttttgataaTGTTTGTGAGCTGTGGATTTACTCAAGCTTGCATAtctaaatatatatttttgtttccttgcaaataattattataatattaatttgatATGATACTAGGATGGCAACTTTCCCAGCACCTCAAGTGCCACATCACAGGATGCCCAAGAAAGCCGTTTCACAGGCCAGTCTCCAATCTCTGCTCTGAAAGTGACGCTTTTGAGCAGTGAATGGAGATCTACAAAGGGAGGCCTGTCAACCATTAACAGGGAGCTTGCCATTCAGTTGGCAAAACACAGGAATGTAGAAGTCAGTATGTATCTTCCTCAATGCAGTGAGGAAGATAAAAGAGCAGCAGCTGTGCACAATGTTTGCATCATTGAGGCAAAGGAGAAACCTGGATATGATCCAATTGACTGGTTGGCCACTATTCCAAGAGATCATGAAATGGACTTTGTGATAGGCCATGGAATCCATCTTGGACGACAGGTTGCTCTCATTAAAGAGGTACACCAGGAGTGCAAATGGATTCAGGTTGTTCATACTGACCCTGAAGAGCTTGGAATGTTCAAGAACTATGCTGATTCCATTGCCAAAGGGGAGGAAAAGCACCAAGCAGAGGTGGGTCTTTGTAAATTAGCTGAACAAGTTGTGGCCATTGGACCTAAACTAGAGGAAGCCTTCTCCTGCTACTTGCGACCTTCTGGGAAGGATCAAGATGTCTTGAATCTGACTCCGGGCATCTTCTCTGAGTTTGCTAATGTAACTCTAGCTGCTGAGGAAAGAAGAGGATTTCGTGTTTTAGTCTTTGGGCGTGGTGACGGGGAAGATTTCTATTTGAAAGGTTATGACATCGCTGCCCGTGCGGTTGCTGAGCTCTGCAAACATGAGCCACACCTCTTCAAACTTGTATTTGTTGGTGCGCCAAAAGGAGAAGAGgagaaagttaaagaaatgttGTTGAAAGAAGGCATTGCAGCAAGTCAACTAATTGTACGCAGTTATAAGGAAAGAGAGCAGCTTGCTGCACAATTTTGTGAAGCAGATCTCGCCATAATGCCATCAAGAAGTGAGGGCTTTGGATTGGCTGCACTTGAAGCTTTGTCTGCTGGTCTGCCTGTGCTTGTCAGTGGTAACTCTGGTCTTGGCGATGCCTTGAAAGAGTTGCCATTTGGTTCGAGCTGCGTTGTGAATTCAGAAGACGCAAGTGAGTGGGCTAAGGCAATCCGTGCAATTGATTACAAGAAAAGGAAGCTACGGCTCAGGGAAGGTGTGAAGGTTCGTGAAAGCTACGCAGAGGAATACCAGTGGGAAGAAGAATGCAGGAGACTTGTAGAGAGGATGCTTAATGTTGTTCAAGGTTAGTGTCTTAAAGTTAAGAAGAATTTATGTGGAAATAAAGATGTCAGCATCACAGATACACACACCGATTGTTTCAATGATATTTAAGAAGAGTTCGTCTTGGGAAACATTGAGAAttgagggaaacaaaattctctgttgcCCAAGGGATGAGTCGTtacgttattaattttgttatatatcgcaacaaaaaacaaaagacgcGCTGAGGTTCCAGCGACAACAGCAAGCCTCCTTCAACTGCACCCTCTGATCATGTGCAACAGCGGTCAACATTTTGCATGTAACAGCGAACTGTTTTCCGTTTGACGTCATAGTTTTGGCAATGTTAGCCGCTTATGGCATTTAGCCGTGAAGAGTTTCATCGTTAGATCACAAGTGACCATGAACTAGCCAGTGAATGGGCGAGCTGTAGCGGGAAAAACGCCAACTATATAAcaatttatcatgtcaaggtTACTTTTACAAAGACAAGAAGTCGCACAAATCTACATTGGAGGGGGCTCTTTCACGTTAGTCTTATGTAATGGTTGATATTTGTCTGATAGGAACTCAAGGGAAACAAcctgcaacaaaaacaacgagACAAGATTCATTGTTTACAGGCAAACACTCTGAAATTGCTATGAGATCTGAGAGCTGTGTAGAACCCACCCAAAGTGGAATTTTTTATGCAGGTAAAATCGTTTTCTTCATAactgtattttaatttacattttggGTAACTGTCTCTGGAGGCTGGTTAGTCAATTTGACAGAAGCTTAGACTGTGTTTGGATGAAGTTTCCATCTGAGAGGGACTGGTTTCTATATTTTTGCAAGGTTGCCTAGGATACCGCCTATTTgaagattttttattttttattttttaatatttcaagGCAGGGTTGGACATAAAGATGTCAGCATAACATACGCACTGACTgtttcattgaaattaataCTTTTACTTATATCATGTTTAGCTTGCTTAAGTTTGATTCAATAGAACTGAATAATAGGAAAACATGGACAAAGCAcatcaaatcaaaacaaacattgcATAATATGCACCACAACGAAACTAATGTAAAAAGCCATTCAGACTCGGGTGGCTAAGTGTCTCAGTACCATGTCCAGCAAAGTCTCACAAATGGAGGGAATGATGCTCGACCTGAGTAATTTATGCTATTCATAAATTTGGTGCAAGTCAGGGAGCCATTCAGTGTTTAGTGTGGTCACGCAACGCTATTCTCCGCAAATGGTTTGgacaacatttcttttcaccaCTCCAAGCAATCATCATTTGGGTTACATAAAGTAATGTAACCAATCATATTGTGTATTACATCTTGAGATCACAGCagataatccatcaaatagcATTTCATCGTATGCTCTGAGTGGTTAGTTTCAGTATCATGTGAGCAGATGGCTTTTCTTTTATCCATGAAGTGCACTCGAAAAAAACTGTTCTGATTAGTTGATTTTGAATTGGTGATGATCTTGAGAAATAAAAGTTTTAGTAGGTCCATATTAGGTACACCTAGCTCGCTggaattcatgtaaccatCGCTGAAGCGTATGACTGATGTTGCAGGGGTCAATTGGTCATTGGTTCAATTTTTGCCTTGGATCAGAATTTGTTTGAATTGTCATTCTACCTGTTGCTGTGCAACCGACAGATGACATTATTTTTTGTCTGGTTGGAACTAGAGGTAAACAACATACAACCAACAGGATTGACGATTGACAAGCAAACGATTGGAAACTGAAATTGATATATGATGGCCATGTAGAACCTACCCAAAGTGGAACTGCTTACACAAGTTAAAGCTTATTCTTCTCTGAAGTTATTGATTTACGTTCTGAGAATGGTCACTTGTTGTATCAGATCTTGTTTAAGTGTAATCTTCCAGGTGAGGGTAGTCCTGACaaggactgttgttgttgttgactgacgtttcgacatcCTGAGCGGAAGGCATCCTACTTGACTCTGAACATGAGTTCCGctcaggttgtcgaaacgtcagtcaacaacaacagtccttttcaggACTACCTTCATCCGCAAGATCACACTTGCACAAGGTATGTAACTCCCGGGTTCAAACCACTCTCAGTTGTTTTAAATCTCTCGGAAAGAAAGTTGATTAATCGGCTTTTAACGATCAATGTCCAGAAAATTATACATCAGGAATAACCCGGAGTATCTGCCTGTAGTGCAACTGAAAGTCAACATGGAGTGGCAACGTCTTTTTTATCAGGGCAAATATAATTTCGGCAGCTTAACTTTAAACCGTTAACTGTTTAGCTGGCAAAAGCACAAGCTGTCGTTGGCCCACTCATAACCCTAAGGGCCAGCTAGCATTTGCCCCATGCTTTGGGAGCGAGTTTTTTAATTCGGATTAGTGCGTTCCCCCTATTCCATCAACTTTTGGGCTTTTCCTTCGTCAGTTGGTGTCAAGTTGTGTGTTAAAAAACAACCCACAACTTCACTGTTTTAAGTTACAAAATCCTGTGAACTCGAGCGATTGAAGGCTGGCTCGTGCCTAGTGTAAAGATTTAGCGCATTTCCTGACATTTGCGTTATATCTTTTCGCCATAGTCTTCTGGTCGTGCGATTGTGTTGTCATCAttaacaaattttatttttctaacTCCAGTCTCACCAGAGAGACAATCTGCAGAGAAGCAAGGAAAAAGACCCTCACACGCGCATCTTAGTGCCTACCCACCCgacaagaaacaaagatgTGATGCAGACACCTTCAGAGGTAAGGCTTTGTCTATTTTATTGAGACGAGACTGTTTCATCAACTTAACGTggatttgaaaagaaaaaaatcataaataaTAACCATGTGgggttttcagtttttttttaatcaatctGTGAATTAAGTATTCTTAGATAGTCCCACTCCCCCGATTTTGGGGGAAGAATTAATTGGGAGTTAATGATAAATACCCAGATTGGTCTAAGGTATCATTATCAGTCTTAATAATTATGAGTAAATCTTCCATTGTTGTgccgtttttgttttccagtctTCAACGATAATTCGGTTGTTGTGAAGTTGCTGAAAGCAGAGTACAACAGACGAGCTCAGTTTAATCCTCTTCTCTGGGACGATGCAGTGAAATTACCGCTTGAAAATGTTTACACAAGGTTAAAAATTGTCTCAAGATGGAAACCAGACAGTGAAACCAGATCCCAGAGTGCTGTATTCTGGCTTGAGGACTCCTGGCTAGATAAGATTGGGGCAGGAGCGTGGGCTAATGAGGTGAATCCATGCGATATCTTTGGTGTGTTGAAGAAAGGTGATGACCCCATGATTCTAATAGAGGGTAGCCCAGGAATTGGTAAAACAACTTTCTGTCTTAAACTTGCCTATGATTGGGCAAATCAAAGTAGCTCTGCAGCAAGTTTTCCAGAGTTCGAACTAGTTCTGCTGTTAAAATGCCGAGATATTGATGGGGATCTAACGGAAGCCATCACAGAACAGCTTTTACCAAACGATATCAGCGAAGATATACGGAAAACGTTCTTCCATTTCTTAAAGGATATTCATAACCAAGAGAggattttaattattttagacGGCTTGGACGAGCTTCCGGAAAAATCAAGGCATCACGTGGACTTATTTCTCCGCCGAAGAATTTTATCGTTCTGTTATGTCTTGACTACAACGCGACAAGAAAAAGGAATTGAGGCCCGAAAACAGTTTGCATTTGATATTTCGCTAAAAATTGAAGGATTCACCGAGGAGGATTCGTTTGAGTACATCAGGAGACATTTCAAGAACGTCGGCCCAGGACAGTCATCCAAGGGAGAGAAGCTCATagaagaaatcaaagaaaaccaacTCTTGCGagacctacaaaaaaatccattACATTTACTTCTCCTTTGCGTTGTTTATCAAGATCATGAAGGAAAGCTGCCTTCTTCCCGGACTGATCTCTACCAAGTCATTGTCGTGTGTCTTCTGAGAAGATATTGTGCAAGACACAACGTGAAGGCTAGTAAAGAGGACATGGACTTGGAGAAACAATTTAAAAGGGACATCCGTTGCCTTGGAGAGCTGGCGTGGAATTGCCTTCTGAGCGATCgtcacagtttctttgaagAGGAGTTAGAAGaattggaaagaaaaagtgagaAATTGGTAGCCCGTAGACTGGGCTTTGTTTATAAGGAAGAAAGTTTGAAGGTATTGAAGCCACAACATGAATACTGCTTTCTTCACAAGTCGTTTCAAGAGTATCTGGCTGCGTCATACATTGCACATAAATTACAAAGAAACAAGTTTAATATATTTGAGCATTTAAACTTTGATGCCGTGGTAAAGAAATTTCTTCAGGTGTTCCTATTTCTTTGTGGGATCCTGCGTAAGGACGCAAGTATTCTGTTTGAACAGATTGGTGAGAAGCTAAAGAGTGACTGGGACTGGTACGAATGCAGTGAGGCAGCAGCAAATTTTTTCATGGAGAGCTGGAGTGAAAGTGGAAACGCTGAAGGAATGGCAAATACTCTTTGTTTATTCTTGCCTTTTCCACGGGTCGTGCACTTACTTTTCTATGACGATTTTGAATGTGAGGGCTGGAACCTGCTCAGAGTTTTATTCTTCTGCAGAAGATTTTCCAAGTTGGCGGCACCTGATGAAATTCACCTCGAAATAACTTTCTCTGACATCTTGTTCCATGCTTCAATTACAGTGAGAGACTTGGCATCTcttccaaatttaaaatctCTAGATATTTCTGAATGTGATGTGGATTTTGAATCGGCACATAAGCTTTTTCAGATTCTTCCCGATTTCGCTTCTTTAACGAAATTGGCGCTACCAGAAGTACCAGAAATGACCGACTGGGGGATTGCTGCTAAGGTCCTGACGACTAGCAAGACGTTAGAGAAGGTGGAATGTATTTTGTTAGGAGATAGGGGCGAAGGCTGGTTCAGAGCCTTTGATGCTGGATTGTGCGCTGATACAGCCATATCGTCTATTGATCTTACAATACGTGGCCCAATGAGGGAAACTGCGTTACAAGCTTTAGAGAATCTCTTGTTAAACAAATCACTGTCCTCTCTGTCTCTTACTGTAGACGGAGATATGTCATACTCCCTTGCTGTCACACTATCAAGAGCCCTTGCAGGCCAAACTGCTCTCAAGGTCCTGGAGTTGCGTGTAAATGGAAAGCTGAGTTTCTGTTGTGCTAATTTGATAGAACGAGGTATCGTCAACAATAACTCACTTTGTAACTTGGTAGTCTCTCTTCGTGGCGAGCTTCCGGTTAATTGGCAGGCGATTGCGGAGAATCTAAATATACGATTGACTGAGAAATCAACCGTTACCTTTCAAATCCACCCAAACACTTTCAGCCAAGTCACAGCTAGTCAGTTCTGGGGTTTTCGTGTTTGCGGGAAGATGTATGGgttctttgaacaaaaaagtgtCACTCTAAATGTTTGGGGTGAGTTAACTGTTGATGGTGCAAAAGCTATATATAGCTTCTTATCATTCCCAAGGGTATGTCACCTGACGTTAAATATCCATGGAAAATTAACCGATGACTTTCTTCACTGCACAGCAAGACATGTTGATAAGCAGAAACCTTTGTGCCCTATAACCATCAACACTTGGAACCAATTGACCAAAGAGGGTAAAGCTCTTTTCAAAGAACTTGAATTAGACAAGAATCGAGCTGTTACCTTAAATGTATGTGACGTGCACGTACCTTCAGATGAATCGGGTGATAACAAAATTGTGTCTATTGACAATGCTGAATCTCTCATTGAGCTTTTAGAGGGAGAGGAAAATAccggaaaagaaaacattgcagCTACAATCAATGTTCGGAGGAGGGACCCTTCATGCGATGACAGTGAGGACTTTCTTGGCCGCA
This portion of the Acropora palmata chromosome 13, jaAcrPala1.3, whole genome shotgun sequence genome encodes:
- the LOC141864545 gene encoding uncharacterized protein LOC141864545 isoform X3 — protein: MSMLTRDGNFPSTSSATSQDAQESRFTGQSPISALKVTLLSSEWRSTKGGLSTINRELAIQLAKHRNVEVSMYLPQCSEEDKRAAAVHNVCIIEAKEKPGYDPIDWLATIPRDHEMDFVIGHGIHLGRQVALIKEVHQECKWIQVVHTDPEELGMFKNYADSIAKGEEKHQAEVGLCKLAEQVVAIGPKLEEAFSCYLRPSGKDQDVLNLTPGIFSEFANVTLAAEERRGFRVLVFGRGDGEDFYLKGYDIAARAVAELCKHEPHLFKLVFVGAPKGEEEKVKEMLLKEGIAASQLIVRSYKEREQLAAQFCEADLAIMPSRSEGFGLAALEALSAGLPVLVSGNSGLGDALKELPFGSSCVVNSEDASEWAKAIRAIDYKKRKLRLREGVKVRESYAEEYQWEEECRRLVERMLNVVQGTQGKQPATKTTRQDSLFTGKHSEIAMRSESCVEPTQSGIFYAVSPERQSAEKQGKRPSHAHLSAYPPDKKQRCDADTFRVFNDNSVVVKLLKAEYNRRAQFNPLLWDDAVKLPLENVYTRLKIVSRWKPDSETRSQSAVFWLEDSWLDKIGAGAWANEVNPCDIFGVLKKGDDPMILIEGSPGIGKTTFCLKLAYDWANQSSSAASFPEFELVLLLKCRDIDGDLTEAITEQLLPNDISEDIRKTFFHFLKDIHNQERILIILDGLDELPEKSRHHVDLFLRRRILSFCYVLTTTRQEKGIEARKQFAFDISLKIEGFTEEDSFEYIRRHFKNVGPGQSSKGEKLIEEIKENQLLRDLQKNPLHLLLLCVVYQDHEGKLPSSRTDLYQVIVVCLLRRYCARHNVKASKEDMDLEKQFKRDIRCLGELAWNCLLSDRHSFFEEELEELERKSEKLVARRLGFVYKEESLKVLKPQHEYCFLHKSFQEYLAASYIAHKLQRNKFNIFEHLNFDAVVKKFLQVFLFLCGILRKDASILFEQIGEKLKSDWDWYECSEAAANFFMESWSESGNAEGMANTLCLFLPFPRVVHLLFYDDFECEGWNLLRVLFFCRRFSKLAAPDEIHLEITFSDILFHASITVRDLASLPNLKSLDISECDVDFESAHKLFQILPDFASLTKLALPEVPEMTDWGIAAKVLTTSKTLEKVECILLGDRGEGWFRAFDAGLCADTAISSIDLTIRGPMRETALQALENLLLNKSLSSLSLTVDGDMSYSLAVTLSRALAGQTALKVLELRVNGKLSFCCANLIERGIVNNNSLCNLVVSLRGELPVNWQAIAENLNIRLTEKSTVTFQIHPNTFSQVTASQFWGFRVCGKMYGFFEQKSVTLNVWGELTVDGAKAIYSFLSFPRVCHLTLNIHGKLTDDFLHCTARHVDKQKPLCPITINTWNQLTKEGKALFKELELDKNRAVTLNVCDVHVPSDESGDNKIVSIDNAESLIELLEGEENTGKENIAATINVRRRDPSCDDSEDFLGRSWLLDLPRNCSLNSLTLTMNNFTPSSAQLSFTLISFLESCIALKSLNLTLNEYNDWEDTYASLLYEGLGSNTSLIFVTLTLNIYTRASNDSYFDFDGISDDDFVPNISMDSFTLTINDFIRRDLFGDDIIDSDWGLKLGGLWPSYKSLNTFNLTLNNRDDVSVTSFLEFFDAVMKVNSLRTLRLKMKGSGFRDYYPKYDFSELAVKSPSLELIELTLCHYRDACSWLETLKWEKQR